The proteins below are encoded in one region of Syntrophotalea carbinolica DSM 2380:
- a CDS encoding NAD(P)/FAD-dependent oxidoreductase — MKIVTVGTGMAAAEFVQQLRQGGFAGEIVMCSDEPHAPYSPCVIPYLLAGEPADNVYWKGRDFYARYQVTPRLGEKVVEIDREAGLLRTASGRIENYDRLFYAAGSRSWFPRPEWLEAEGVFGFKTLSDMQSIDRYIGEHGVQRAVVVGGGFIGVDAALALRHRGLQVSLVHCHERLLERMTDADGGRFATDKLQQRSGIAFYMQSEVEALDCNGGQLQRVWLQNGTALETQLLIVATGFVPNSALLSGREEGIAVGDDLLADPRILVAGDVAVTRHAIDGPDGLYATAPNAIAQARVAAANILGGVERYAGSLNANVLRKHIDFPVVSAGRFEGESVTFSNDRLFRRVYLCDDRINGYILVGDTRLAGYIYDLYVSRQPVADKIQGILADIRGESYYRSLMGLAPVAPAC, encoded by the coding sequence ATGAAAATCGTAACCGTCGGAACCGGCATGGCGGCAGCCGAATTTGTCCAGCAACTGCGTCAGGGCGGCTTTGCCGGTGAGATCGTGATGTGCAGCGATGAGCCCCATGCGCCTTATTCTCCCTGCGTGATCCCTTATCTGCTGGCCGGCGAGCCTGCAGACAATGTGTACTGGAAGGGGCGCGATTTTTACGCGCGTTACCAGGTTACACCTCGTCTCGGCGAAAAGGTGGTGGAGATCGATCGGGAGGCCGGCCTGCTGCGTACGGCGAGTGGGCGTATCGAGAATTACGACCGGCTGTTTTACGCCGCCGGCAGTCGCAGCTGGTTTCCGCGCCCCGAATGGCTTGAGGCCGAAGGGGTTTTCGGTTTCAAAACCCTCTCTGACATGCAGTCCATCGACCGCTATATCGGCGAGCATGGCGTGCAGCGGGCGGTGGTGGTCGGCGGTGGCTTCATCGGCGTCGATGCGGCCCTGGCGTTGCGCCATCGCGGTCTGCAGGTCAGCCTGGTGCATTGCCATGAACGCCTGCTGGAGCGTATGACGGACGCCGATGGCGGGCGTTTCGCCACCGATAAGCTACAACAGCGTAGCGGCATTGCATTTTATATGCAGTCCGAGGTCGAGGCCCTGGACTGCAACGGCGGGCAGCTGCAACGTGTGTGGCTGCAAAATGGCACAGCCCTGGAGACCCAGCTGTTGATTGTCGCCACCGGCTTTGTACCCAATTCCGCTCTTTTGAGTGGTCGTGAGGAAGGGATCGCCGTCGGTGACGACCTGCTGGCCGATCCGCGCATTCTGGTGGCCGGCGATGTGGCGGTGACCCGGCACGCCATAGACGGTCCCGACGGGCTTTACGCTACGGCCCCCAATGCCATCGCCCAGGCGCGAGTGGCCGCTGCCAATATTCTGGGCGGCGTCGAACGTTATGCCGGATCCCTGAATGCCAACGTGCTGCGTAAGCATATCGACTTTCCGGTGGTTTCGGCCGGCCGGTTCGAGGGGGAAAGCGTTACCTTCAGCAATGACCGTTTGTTTCGGCGCGTATATCTGTGCGACGATCGTATCAACGGCTATATTCTGGTAGGCGATACCCGCCTGGCGGGCTACATCTATGATCTTTATGTCTCGCGTCAGCCGGTTGCCGATAAGATCCAGGGCATCCTTGCGGATATTCGGGGGGAAAGTTACTATCGATCCCTTATGGGGCTGGCGCCTGTCGCGCCTGCTTGCTAA
- a CDS encoding energy-coupling factor ABC transporter permease, with protein sequence MHIPDQMLQGAVCPVTAAVGLVGVTVAVAAAFRTKHKPGVGRFAAVAALIFAAQMMNFPITDGTSGHLLGGALAVGLLGTPYAVLAMTLVVSLQALVFGDGGVMALGANLVNMALIAVAASAMVRSLLRRRLEETLWRRSLMYGVAGWLSVMLASLAVSVELASSGTVALGTVSAAMLSVHALIGVGEGLITAVVFALLAPRSARSILGGRSVALPLSVACATALLFSPLASSLPDGLERVAEGMHLLPAADGAFWSPVVGYQIAALGHQGLATGLAGLIGVMLTFALAWLVARPLQPNLG encoded by the coding sequence ATGCATATCCCCGATCAAATGCTTCAGGGTGCGGTGTGTCCGGTAACGGCGGCTGTCGGCCTGGTCGGTGTCACGGTGGCGGTTGCGGCAGCGTTTCGCACCAAGCACAAACCTGGCGTGGGGCGTTTCGCCGCTGTAGCGGCTCTGATTTTTGCCGCCCAGATGATGAATTTCCCCATTACCGACGGCACTTCCGGGCATCTGCTCGGCGGCGCGTTGGCGGTCGGCCTGCTCGGCACGCCTTACGCTGTGTTGGCCATGACTCTGGTGGTGTCGCTGCAGGCTCTGGTGTTCGGTGACGGCGGCGTCATGGCCCTGGGTGCCAACCTGGTCAACATGGCTCTGATCGCGGTCGCGGCCAGCGCCATGGTTCGAAGCCTGCTGCGCCGGCGGTTAGAAGAGACGCTGTGGCGTCGTAGCCTGATGTATGGGGTTGCCGGATGGCTGTCGGTGATGCTGGCGTCTCTGGCCGTATCTGTGGAACTGGCCTCGTCCGGAACCGTTGCTTTGGGTACCGTCAGCGCTGCCATGCTCAGCGTGCATGCCTTGATCGGCGTCGGCGAAGGACTGATTACCGCCGTGGTCTTTGCTCTGCTGGCTCCGCGTTCGGCACGGAGCATTCTCGGTGGTCGCTCCGTGGCACTGCCGTTATCGGTGGCGTGCGCCACGGCATTGCTGTTCAGCCCCCTGGCCAGCAGCCTGCCGGACGGACTGGAAAGGGTCGCGGAAGGTATGCACCTTTTGCCTGCCGCAGACGGGGCCTTCTGGTCTCCCGTAGTGGGTTATCAGATTGCCGCCCTTGGGCACCAGGGCCTTGCCACCGGGTTGGCCGGCCTTATCGGGGTGATGCTGACCTTTGCGTTGGCCTGGCTGGTGGCGCGACCTCTGCAGCCGAATCTCGGCTGA
- a CDS encoding cation:proton antiporter yields MQVDGIFLETSLVLAASAAVGAVSQKLRQPLIVAFIAVGILVGPLGLNLWQADRQHELLATLGIALLLFVVGLKLDVKLIRSTGPAALAIGSGQIGLTFGLGYVLAWGLGFGRLQAFYMAAAMTFSSTVIIVKLLSDKREIDALHGKIDLGVLIVQDLAVILAMIALTAWSSGSEGGLVRDGVLVLLKGGLFIGLTALLMRYVLPGLLARLARSQELLLLFAIGYAALWSALSQQLKLSLEVGAFLAGISLASTAFREVLAARLVTLRDFLLLFFFISLGSHLELSLSGRQWLTVLVLTLFVLLVKPLLVAGIMGGMGYGKRTGFLAGICLGQISEFSLILGALGMQFGHLDQNILGMLTLMGVITIGVSSYLILDSRRLYDRLTPYLGFLQRRQPYREAMADSGDTEAPVDVILFGLGNFGSHIAMNLQARPKTLLGVDFNPEVVQKAAAEGLRVRYGDATDEQTLDHLPLNQVPWVVSAMPGAGPNMALLEALKSREFKGKIVLTAQNAEQEEAFRLAGADRVLWPNLDAAEQAVDLLSTAREAIFDQAPWPMTLEEVRLRPGSVAGGKKLGELALRAQTGATLVAVDRSGQSYFDPDAEFMLLPGDRLVLLGSRDSLAQAEELLAPRRPPAADGKAGFQIGEVGFPEDSGWVGHTLAALDLRHRIGLSVIGIRRGDQRIVSPPPDTVLQAGDVLVVLGRPGSIEACRTCIPQASGGH; encoded by the coding sequence ATGCAGGTCGACGGCATTTTTCTGGAGACATCTCTGGTTCTGGCGGCCAGCGCTGCAGTCGGGGCCGTAAGCCAAAAATTGCGTCAGCCGCTGATCGTGGCTTTCATCGCGGTCGGCATCCTGGTCGGACCGCTGGGGTTGAATCTCTGGCAGGCCGATCGGCAGCACGAGTTGCTGGCCACGTTGGGCATTGCCCTGCTGTTGTTTGTGGTGGGCCTCAAGCTCGATGTGAAGCTGATCCGCAGCACCGGTCCGGCAGCCCTGGCGATCGGCAGCGGGCAGATCGGCCTGACTTTCGGCCTCGGCTATGTGTTGGCGTGGGGGCTTGGTTTTGGGCGGTTGCAAGCTTTTTACATGGCCGCGGCCATGACTTTTTCCAGTACCGTCATCATAGTTAAGCTGTTGTCGGACAAACGTGAGATCGATGCGCTGCACGGTAAAATCGATCTGGGCGTGCTCATTGTGCAGGATCTGGCAGTCATTCTGGCGATGATCGCGCTGACCGCCTGGAGCAGCGGCAGCGAAGGCGGGCTTGTGCGCGACGGTGTGCTGGTACTGCTCAAGGGCGGTCTGTTTATCGGCCTGACGGCGCTATTGATGCGCTATGTACTGCCCGGCCTGCTGGCGCGTCTGGCCCGTTCCCAGGAGTTGCTGCTGCTGTTTGCCATAGGCTATGCGGCGTTGTGGTCGGCGCTCTCCCAACAACTCAAGCTCAGTCTGGAAGTCGGTGCTTTTCTGGCCGGCATCTCGCTGGCGTCGACGGCTTTCCGTGAGGTGCTGGCGGCGCGGCTGGTGACGTTGCGCGATTTTCTGCTGCTGTTTTTCTTTATCTCCCTCGGTTCTCATCTGGAGTTATCCTTGAGCGGCCGTCAATGGCTCACCGTGCTGGTTTTGACCCTGTTTGTCCTGCTTGTCAAACCGTTGTTGGTGGCGGGCATCATGGGGGGCATGGGATACGGCAAGCGCACCGGGTTTCTGGCCGGCATTTGCCTGGGACAGATATCCGAATTTTCCCTTATCCTGGGAGCGCTGGGCATGCAGTTCGGGCATCTCGACCAAAATATTCTGGGCATGCTCACCCTGATGGGAGTGATCACCATCGGTGTATCGAGTTATCTGATTCTGGATAGCCGCCGGCTCTATGACCGGCTGACCCCGTATCTGGGCTTTCTGCAGCGTCGTCAACCTTACCGGGAGGCGATGGCGGACTCCGGAGACACCGAGGCGCCGGTGGATGTGATTCTGTTCGGGTTGGGCAATTTCGGCAGTCATATCGCCATGAATCTGCAGGCGCGTCCCAAAACCCTGCTCGGGGTCGATTTCAATCCGGAAGTGGTACAAAAAGCTGCGGCCGAAGGGCTGCGGGTCCGCTACGGCGATGCCACCGATGAGCAGACTCTCGATCACCTGCCCCTGAACCAGGTGCCATGGGTGGTCAGTGCGATGCCCGGTGCCGGACCCAACATGGCTCTACTCGAGGCTCTTAAAAGCCGCGAATTCAAGGGAAAAATCGTGTTGACGGCACAGAATGCCGAACAGGAAGAGGCGTTTCGCCTGGCCGGTGCCGACCGCGTACTGTGGCCCAACCTGGATGCCGCGGAGCAGGCTGTGGATTTGCTGTCCACCGCCCGGGAGGCGATTTTCGATCAGGCGCCCTGGCCCATGACATTGGAGGAGGTTCGCCTGCGCCCCGGTTCTGTGGCCGGCGGCAAGAAACTTGGGGAACTGGCTTTGCGTGCGCAAACCGGCGCCACTTTGGTGGCGGTCGATCGTTCGGGGCAGAGCTATTTCGATCCCGATGCCGAGTTTATGCTGTTGCCCGGTGACCGTCTGGTGCTGCTCGGCAGCCGCGATAGCCTGGCGCAGGCCGAGGAATTGTTGGCGCCGCGCAGGCCGCCGGCTGCGGATGGCAAGGCGGGGTTTCAAATCGGCGAAGTCGGTTTCCCCGAGGACTCCGGCTGGGTCGGTCATACGCTGGCCGCTCTCGATTTACGACACCGTATCGGGCTGTCGGTGATCGGCATTCGGCGCGGGGATCAACGCATCGTTTCCCCGCCGCCGGATACGGTGTTGCAGGCTGGCGATGTGCTGGTGGTGCTGGGTCGCCCCGGTTCCATCGAGGCTTGCAGGACCTGCATCCCGCAAGCCTCCGGCGGCCACTGA